A single window of Tenericutes bacterium MZ-XQ DNA harbors:
- a CDS encoding ATPase, whose translation MSSNIKYRVNGMTCASCVNHVEKALRKVEGIIDVSVNLATETATIQFDDNSFSSNLAMNAVKGIGYELITIENNHKTVTAKVDGMSCATCANSIDNTLLKMDGIIDAHVNLATEKVTIQYDDRVIRFSDIKHRIQSIGYKISLEVTNDESVDPDTLKMISAKKRVQLSSTITILMMSLMLIHMFVVEIPLYTWIIAILGFPVIFIIGRHVHRGSYYSLKSLKPNMDVLVSLGSIPPYLIGLTGLFFPITTFIEMATTIMTFHLIGKFLESKAKGKASQAIKKLMELGAKTARILVDGNEIEVLTNELSVKDIMIIRPGEKIPTDGMIIEGKSLIDESIATGESMPVKKHVGDNVIGATINKDGLLKVEVTKIGKETFLSQVIEMVESCQGSKVPIQEFADRITSYFVPAIMVLTLLTFSSFLIFTNFHLGILEYMEPILPWINTDQTPLTLAFITATAVLVIACPCALGLGTPTALMVGSGVGAEKGILIRNGEAVQTLKDIKAIAFDKTGTLTYGKPVVTDKHAVSIDEHQLMLIAGSLETGSEHPLAMAIIEDVKNNNQKLLNPTDFEAISGMGIKGILDNKTYYFGNRKLIKSIGHSYDGLESMMQQLENEAKTVMILADDIEILGIIAVADALKPDAVHVIRAIENLGITTAMITGDNSRTAQAIAKKAGITRIISDVLPEGKVNEISKLQSEFGLVAMVGDGINDAPALKQANVGIAIGTGTDIAKEAADVTLVSGELHTLLTSIQLSKAIFRKIKQNYFWAWFYNAIAIPFAMLGLLHPMIGAAAMSISSLNVIYNSLRLKKQSFLKVDKELVHAHSS comes from the coding sequence ATGTCGAGTAATATTAAATATCGAGTGAATGGTATGACTTGTGCTTCGTGTGTCAACCATGTTGAAAAAGCATTAAGAAAAGTTGAAGGGATAATTGATGTTTCTGTGAATTTAGCAACTGAAACTGCAACAATTCAATTTGATGATAACAGTTTTAGTTCAAACCTTGCAATGAATGCTGTTAAGGGGATAGGATATGAACTCATTACTATCGAAAACAATCATAAGACTGTGACTGCCAAAGTTGATGGAATGAGTTGTGCAACATGCGCAAACAGTATTGATAATACACTGTTGAAGATGGATGGGATTATTGATGCTCATGTTAATCTCGCTACGGAGAAAGTTACCATTCAATATGACGATCGCGTCATTCGTTTTAGTGATATCAAACACCGCATCCAAAGCATTGGATATAAGATTAGCCTCGAAGTAACAAATGATGAATCGGTTGATCCTGATACACTCAAGATGATTTCCGCTAAAAAAAGAGTTCAATTGAGTTCAACAATAACTATTTTGATGATGTCACTCATGCTGATTCACATGTTTGTTGTTGAAATTCCATTATACACTTGGATCATTGCCATACTGGGTTTCCCAGTCATATTTATCATTGGCCGTCACGTGCACAGAGGAAGTTATTACTCTCTTAAATCATTGAAACCGAATATGGATGTCCTTGTGTCACTCGGATCTATTCCACCCTATCTCATCGGTCTCACAGGATTGTTTTTCCCAATCACAACATTTATCGAAATGGCAACAACAATTATGACATTTCACTTGATTGGAAAATTCCTGGAAAGTAAGGCTAAAGGAAAAGCATCCCAAGCCATCAAAAAATTAATGGAACTAGGAGCGAAAACTGCACGCATTTTAGTCGATGGCAATGAGATCGAAGTTTTAACGAATGAACTCAGTGTTAAAGATATCATGATTATTAGACCAGGCGAAAAAATACCAACAGACGGAATGATTATTGAAGGTAAAAGTTTAATTGATGAATCGATTGCAACAGGTGAATCGATGCCGGTCAAAAAGCATGTGGGTGACAATGTAATCGGAGCAACCATTAATAAAGATGGTTTGCTCAAAGTAGAAGTTACTAAAATCGGTAAAGAAACATTCTTATCTCAAGTTATAGAGATGGTTGAATCTTGTCAGGGATCCAAAGTGCCTATACAAGAATTTGCAGACAGAATTACATCCTATTTTGTGCCCGCTATCATGGTTCTAACATTGCTCACATTCAGTTCTTTTTTAATTTTCACAAATTTCCATTTGGGTATTTTAGAATATATGGAACCTATTTTACCATGGATTAACACAGATCAAACTCCATTAACTTTAGCATTTATTACAGCAACAGCAGTATTAGTTATCGCATGTCCATGTGCGCTTGGATTGGGAACACCTACAGCATTAATGGTGGGTAGTGGTGTTGGTGCAGAAAAAGGCATTCTAATACGAAATGGCGAAGCGGTACAAACACTTAAAGATATCAAAGCGATTGCCTTTGATAAAACTGGCACACTCACATATGGTAAACCCGTAGTGACTGACAAGCATGCTGTGAGTATCGATGAACACCAGTTGATGCTTATCGCTGGATCTCTTGAAACAGGATCAGAGCATCCATTAGCAATGGCAATTATCGAAGATGTAAAAAATAATAATCAAAAGCTTTTAAATCCTACAGATTTTGAAGCCATATCTGGCATGGGTATTAAAGGTATTCTAGATAATAAGACGTATTATTTTGGTAACAGAAAACTAATCAAATCGATTGGTCATTCTTATGATGGATTAGAATCAATGATGCAACAACTTGAAAATGAAGCTAAAACGGTGATGATTCTAGCAGATGATATAGAGATACTTGGTATCATTGCTGTTGCAGATGCATTAAAACCTGATGCAGTACATGTTATTCGGGCAATCGAAAACCTTGGTATAACGACAGCTATGATTACTGGAGACAATTCAAGAACTGCTCAAGCAATCGCAAAAAAAGCTGGTATAACAAGAATTATCTCTGATGTTTTACCTGAAGGAAAAGTAAACGAAATTTCGAAACTCCAGAGCGAATTTGGATTAGTCGCAATGGTCGGTGACGGTATTAATGATGCACCAGCGCTTAAGCAAGCTAATGTAGGTATTGCCATTGGAACAGGTACAGATATTGCAAAAGAAGCAGCTGATGTTACTTTAGTATCTGGTGAGTTGCATACATTACTCACTTCGATTCAGTTATCGAAAGCTATCTTTAGAAAAATTAAGCAAAACTACTTCTGGGCATGGTTCTATAATGCGATTGCAATCCCATTTGCGATGTTAGGTTTATTACATCCTATGATTGGTGCTGCTGCAATGTCAATTAGTTCTCTTAATGTAATCTATAATTCATTGAGATTAAAAAAACAGTCATTCTTAAAGGTTGATAAGGAGTTAGTCCATGCACACTCATCATAA
- a CDS encoding prolipoprotein diacylglyceryl transferase has translation MVLFLAIGSQSSAPYSRVAIDFGSIQIYWYAIFILTGVFIAAYYSQNELNRLNYPKDIIYDGLLIGLPLALLGARLYYVLFDPIPHYKTFLDIMNISKGGLAIHGAIITTLVFVPIFCKIKKIKLLPLIDTLMIGFLIGQIVGRFGNFMNHEAYGPAIQSAWVIDILPKFIVEQMTLGSVVHHPTFLYEGLWNLSMLVTLIILKKKRLLKVGENLGLYLIWYGLGRGIIIEPMRVNGAYGDALMIMDIPVNIIMSLVFVALGVVYLFFSRLKMKNLPYQVDLVNVTS, from the coding sequence ATGGTCTTGTTTCTTGCGATAGGAAGCCAGAGTAGCGCCCCCTATTCAAGAGTAGCAATTGATTTTGGTAGCATTCAAATCTATTGGTATGCAATTTTCATTTTGACAGGAGTATTTATAGCGGCATATTATAGTCAGAATGAACTCAATCGTTTAAATTATCCTAAGGATATTATCTATGACGGTCTCTTAATTGGGTTACCTTTAGCACTTTTAGGAGCTAGACTTTATTATGTGCTCTTTGATCCGATTCCACATTATAAGACTTTTCTGGACATAATGAATATCTCAAAAGGTGGATTAGCAATTCATGGAGCAATCATTACCACTCTAGTTTTTGTCCCTATTTTTTGTAAGATCAAAAAAATTAAATTATTGCCACTTATAGATACGTTGATGATAGGATTTCTCATTGGACAAATCGTTGGTAGATTTGGAAATTTCATGAACCATGAAGCCTACGGACCAGCAATTCAATCAGCCTGGGTTATTGACATATTGCCTAAATTCATTGTTGAACAAATGACTCTAGGTAGTGTTGTTCATCATCCTACCTTTTTATATGAAGGTTTATGGAACCTATCTATGCTTGTCACACTGATCATTTTAAAGAAGAAACGTTTGCTCAAAGTAGGTGAAAATCTTGGACTTTATTTGATATGGTACGGTTTAGGTAGAGGAATAATCATTGAGCCGATGAGAGTCAATGGTGCATATGGAGATGCACTGATGATTATGGATATTCCGGTAAACATAATAATGTCACTCGTTTTTGTTGCTCTAGGTGTAGTGTATTTGTTTTTTAGCAGACTAAAGATGAAAAATCTTCCCTATCAAGTAGATTTAGTTAATGTAACATCATAA
- a CDS encoding copper-translocating P-type ATPase: MNHETHDDHIHHHEEIHNHSHGDSYKGAEHQSHEGHHDHHTMMVKDFKRRFLISLVLLVPILTLSPMIQEFFDLNLRFSGDLYILLTLSTLLFIYGGLPFFKGTFEEMKQKAPAMMSLIGLAIVVAYIYSAYTVIFQTGQDFFWELSSLISIMLLGHWIEMKSVLGASRALEELLKLMPEEAHVIDQEGHINDISVTQVKAGMILLVRPGEKVPIDGKVIEGKSSVNESMLTGESVPVDKSPGDELIGGSINAEGSLKYEVTRIGDETFLSQVIKLVRDAQKTRSKTQRLADVAAKYLFYVALLGGISTFVIWMLLGKDIGFAMERAVTVVIISCPHALGLATPLVTAVSSSIGAKHGLLIRNRANFENARKINTIVFDKTGTLTKGEFGISKIEGLSLSENELLSLAYAIENESEHPIAKAIVSAAKDKKVQLLKAKDIKAIPGKGLVGVIDQSTIEIVSPGYIKTLDISFDQTSYEALASQGNTVVFVLKDKQLMGYIALNDMIRETSKEAIETLKDMGIDSYMLTGDNQKVADEVAKKIGIQHVFAEVLPDQKSDKIESLTKEGRLVAMTGDGINDAPALAKAHLGIAIGAGTDVAIETADVILVKSNPMDVVNIIKLSKSTYKKMIQNLIWATGYNIIAIPLAAGVLSSIGILLSPAVGAVLMSLSTVIVAINARLLKI; encoded by the coding sequence ATGAATCACGAAACGCATGATGACCACATACACCATCATGAAGAAATTCACAACCATAGTCACGGTGATAGTTACAAAGGTGCAGAGCATCAAAGTCATGAAGGGCATCACGATCACCATACTATGATGGTTAAAGATTTTAAAAGAAGGTTTTTGATTTCACTAGTATTATTAGTTCCAATTTTAACTCTCTCACCTATGATTCAGGAATTTTTCGATTTGAATCTAAGATTTTCTGGAGACTTATACATTCTTTTGACACTCAGCACTTTGTTATTTATATATGGCGGATTACCATTTTTTAAAGGTACTTTTGAAGAGATGAAGCAAAAAGCACCAGCTATGATGTCTCTCATTGGCCTTGCTATTGTCGTCGCATATATCTATAGTGCATATACCGTCATATTCCAAACCGGTCAAGACTTTTTCTGGGAGTTATCTTCACTCATCTCAATCATGCTACTCGGTCACTGGATTGAAATGAAGTCTGTATTAGGTGCATCAAGAGCTTTAGAAGAACTCTTAAAACTGATGCCTGAAGAAGCTCACGTCATTGACCAAGAAGGTCACATTAATGATATATCAGTCACTCAAGTTAAAGCAGGTATGATTTTATTAGTCAGACCTGGAGAAAAAGTTCCGATTGATGGTAAAGTTATCGAGGGAAAGTCATCAGTCAATGAATCCATGTTAACTGGTGAGTCAGTTCCTGTAGATAAATCACCTGGCGACGAATTAATAGGTGGTTCAATTAACGCTGAAGGTTCACTAAAGTATGAGGTGACACGTATTGGTGATGAGACATTCCTCTCACAAGTCATTAAACTTGTCAGAGACGCTCAAAAAACACGTTCAAAAACTCAAAGACTAGCCGATGTTGCTGCGAAATACTTATTCTATGTTGCATTATTAGGCGGTATATCAACATTTGTTATATGGATGTTACTCGGTAAAGATATTGGATTTGCTATGGAAAGAGCTGTAACTGTTGTCATTATTTCATGCCCTCATGCACTTGGATTAGCAACACCACTTGTTACTGCTGTTTCATCAAGCATAGGTGCAAAACACGGGTTACTCATTCGCAATAGAGCTAACTTTGAAAATGCACGCAAAATCAATACCATTGTATTCGATAAAACCGGCACACTCACCAAAGGAGAATTTGGTATTTCAAAAATTGAAGGCCTTAGTCTAAGTGAAAACGAACTTCTCTCTTTAGCATATGCCATCGAAAATGAATCAGAGCATCCCATTGCAAAAGCAATCGTAAGTGCCGCTAAAGATAAAAAAGTTCAACTACTTAAAGCTAAAGATATTAAAGCAATCCCAGGAAAGGGGCTTGTCGGTGTCATTGATCAATCAACCATTGAAATTGTGAGTCCTGGATATATCAAAACACTCGATATCTCCTTTGATCAAACGTCTTATGAAGCATTAGCTTCCCAAGGTAACACGGTCGTTTTTGTACTCAAAGATAAACAATTGATGGGTTATATTGCTTTAAACGATATGATTAGAGAAACCTCAAAAGAGGCTATTGAAACACTGAAAGATATGGGCATTGATTCATATATGCTGACAGGAGATAATCAAAAAGTTGCTGATGAAGTTGCTAAAAAGATTGGTATTCAACATGTATTTGCAGAGGTTTTACCTGATCAAAAATCAGATAAGATTGAATCACTTACAAAAGAAGGGCGTCTTGTAGCCATGACAGGTGATGGCATCAATGATGCACCAGCACTAGCTAAAGCACACCTTGGTATTGCAATTGGTGCAGGTACAGATGTCGCGATTGAAACTGCAGATGTCATCCTTGTTAAGAGTAATCCAATGGATGTCGTAAATATCATAAAACTTTCTAAATCAACCTATAAGAAAATGATTCAAAACCTCATATGGGCAACAGGATATAATATTATAGCTATTCCTTTAGCTGCTGGTGTATTAAGTTCTATTGGTATTCTATTGAGTCCTGCAGTTGGAGCAGTATTAATGTCACTAAGTACAGTCATTGTAGCTATTAACGCTCGATTGCTAAAAATCTAA
- a CDS encoding transcriptional regulator has translation MNEEKIKQLLKTGRGQMEGILKMYEEGRYCVDISKQILSVIAMLQNANALILNDHISTCVTEAIFEQKGKEKIDEITEILVKYLR, from the coding sequence ATGAATGAGGAAAAAATCAAGCAGTTACTAAAAACTGGACGAGGTCAAATGGAAGGCATACTCAAAATGTATGAAGAAGGAAGATACTGTGTAGATATCTCAAAACAGATACTATCAGTTATTGCTATGCTTCAAAATGCTAATGCATTAATATTAAACGATCATATTAGTACATGCGTTACAGAAGCTATTTTCGAACAAAAAGGTAAAGAAAAAATTGATGAAATCACTGAAATTTTAGTGAAATACTTGAGGTGA
- a CDS encoding GNAT family N-acetyltransferase — MITIVKATPNDFEILADLEIRSESYWGYSSKFMEKFKEIYLITEAFIINNPTYILKEDDHIIGFYGLLQKDDENSLEYFFIDSRYIGKGYGRILWKHIIQTCKKLKIKEFTIITSPDARGFYSKMGAIIHTHVDSLISTGNQTPKLIYKL; from the coding sequence ATGATCACAATAGTAAAAGCTACACCAAATGATTTTGAGATATTAGCTGATCTAGAAATTAGATCCGAATCATATTGGGGTTACAGCTCAAAGTTCATGGAGAAATTCAAAGAAATATATTTAATAACAGAAGCATTTATCATAAATAATCCAACGTATATTCTCAAAGAAGATGATCATATCATCGGTTTTTATGGGTTGCTGCAAAAAGATGATGAAAATTCTTTAGAGTATTTTTTTATAGACTCTAGGTATATCGGTAAAGGATATGGTAGAATATTATGGAAGCACATCATTCAAACATGTAAAAAACTAAAAATTAAAGAGTTTACAATCATAACAAGTCCAGATGCAAGAGGATTTTATTCTAAAATGGGAGCAATAATTCATACGCATGTAGATTCATTAATATCAACGGGCAATCAAACACCAAAACTTATTTATAAGTTATGA
- a CDS encoding DNA starvation/stationary phase protection protein, which translates to MEKLYKVLNKQVANLSVFFTKLHHYHWYVEGPQFYQLHEKFEGLYDEMNELYDAFAERLLMIGGKPLSNMKAYLEATSLKEASGKEDAMDMVKHVLDDIKLIHAELKEVLEIAQSLGDEVTADLVIGTMSSFEKHVWMLSATIR; encoded by the coding sequence ATGGAAAAACTTTATAAGGTTTTAAACAAACAAGTTGCAAACTTAAGTGTATTTTTTACGAAACTACATCACTATCATTGGTATGTAGAAGGACCACAATTTTATCAATTACATGAAAAATTCGAAGGCTTATATGACGAAATGAACGAGTTATATGATGCATTTGCTGAAAGATTATTAATGATTGGTGGCAAGCCACTATCAAACATGAAGGCATATTTAGAAGCTACTTCATTAAAAGAAGCTAGTGGTAAAGAAGATGCTATGGATATGGTTAAACATGTTTTAGATGACATCAAATTAATCCATGCTGAATTAAAAGAAGTTCTAGAAATTGCTCAAAGTTTAGGCGATGAAGTTACTGCTGACTTAGTTATCGGTACAATGTCAAGTTTTGAAAAACACGTTTGGATGCTTTCTGCAACAATTAGATAA
- a CDS encoding peptide chain release factor 1: MFDRLKLIEKQYKEIQDKLASGTLEVKEMTGLLKESASIQETVETFQTYQEKENELNDLKEMLELEEDDDLIQMAEKEIEKLEAFLEKTEERLKILLLPKDPNDDKNVIFEIKGAAGGDEGNIFAGDLFRMYTKYAESKNWKIEILNAMEGAMGGYTSIEFMISGKLVYSFMKYESGTHRVQRVPETESQGRIHTSTATVLVMPEAEEVEVDISWNDIRFDTFNSSGPGGQSVNTTKSAVRLTHIPTGIAVSCQEGKSQHENKDKAFRLLKTRIYDQFLAEQAAKEDAERQALVGRGDRSEKIRTYNYPQNRVSDHRIGLTLQRLDAIMEGRLDLILEPLLNEFQKRQLTGELTK, from the coding sequence ATGTTTGATAGACTAAAATTGATAGAAAAACAATATAAAGAGATACAAGATAAATTAGCGAGCGGCACTTTAGAAGTTAAAGAAATGACAGGACTTCTAAAAGAGTCTGCCAGTATTCAAGAAACTGTAGAAACTTTTCAAACCTATCAAGAAAAAGAAAATGAATTAAATGATTTAAAAGAAATGCTCGAGTTAGAAGAAGATGATGATCTTATTCAAATGGCAGAAAAAGAAATCGAAAAACTTGAAGCATTTTTAGAAAAAACCGAAGAGCGATTGAAAATTTTACTACTTCCAAAAGATCCTAATGATGATAAAAACGTTATTTTTGAAATCAAAGGGGCTGCTGGTGGTGATGAAGGTAATATCTTTGCAGGTGATTTATTTAGAATGTATACAAAATATGCTGAATCAAAAAACTGGAAGATTGAAATCTTAAATGCTATGGAAGGTGCAATGGGTGGTTATACATCCATTGAATTTATGATATCTGGTAAACTTGTGTATTCATTTATGAAATATGAATCAGGCACACACCGTGTGCAAAGAGTACCAGAAACAGAATCTCAAGGTCGAATCCATACCTCAACAGCAACCGTTCTTGTTATGCCAGAAGCCGAAGAAGTTGAAGTTGATATTAGTTGGAATGATATCCGTTTTGATACATTTAACTCAAGTGGTCCAGGTGGACAATCTGTGAATACTACAAAATCAGCCGTAAGACTTACACACATTCCAACAGGGATTGCTGTAAGTTGTCAAGAAGGTAAATCTCAACACGAAAACAAGGATAAAGCATTTAGATTACTTAAAACAAGAATCTATGATCAATTCTTAGCTGAACAAGCAGCAAAAGAAGATGCAGAAAGACAAGCGTTAGTTGGTAGAGGCGATAGAAGCGAGAAGATTAGAACCTATAATTACCCTCAAAATAGAGTTTCTGACCATCGTATTGGCTTAACGCTACAAAGACTAGATGCAATTATGGAAGGGCGCTTAGATTTGATTTTAGAGCCATTATTAAATGAATTTCAAAAACGTCAATTAACTGGAGAATTAACTAAGTGA
- a CDS encoding protein-(glutamine-N5) methyltransferase, release factor-specific, translating to MTYEKLLRFSEKEALKYDKEVEAVKLLLMELSGLDPHEFFLNLKTDVDQKFYDFFIDKLYKYLKEDIPVQHLIGYSYFYGYKFNVSHDVLIPRSETEQLVEEVLYLYDDYFEGKDVKVLDLGTGSGCIGVTLSLEEKHMDVTISDISLKALEVAKSNIKKLGSDDKYLHSDLFDNITGVFDIIVSNPPYIPNEEALENIVKKEPNVALFGGVLGTDFYEKILENIKPFLKKKALIAFEHGYLQKEDIKTFVETYLPEAIILQKKDLQQKDRFTFIGLGGVLS from the coding sequence GTGACATATGAAAAACTCTTAAGGTTTTCTGAAAAGGAAGCGTTAAAATATGATAAAGAAGTAGAAGCTGTCAAGCTTCTTTTAATGGAACTTTCTGGACTTGATCCACATGAGTTCTTTTTAAACTTGAAAACAGATGTTGACCAAAAGTTTTATGACTTTTTTATAGATAAGTTGTATAAATATTTAAAAGAAGATATACCAGTTCAACACTTGATTGGTTATTCTTATTTTTATGGATATAAATTTAATGTATCACATGATGTTTTAATTCCTAGAAGTGAAACTGAACAGCTTGTAGAAGAAGTCTTATACTTATATGATGACTACTTTGAAGGTAAAGATGTTAAAGTGCTAGACTTAGGTACGGGTAGTGGTTGTATTGGTGTAACTTTATCATTAGAAGAAAAGCATATGGATGTCACCATTAGTGACATTAGTTTAAAGGCTTTAGAAGTTGCTAAAAGCAACATCAAAAAATTAGGATCAGACGATAAATATCTCCATAGTGATTTATTTGATAACATCACAGGAGTATTTGATATCATCGTGTCAAATCCACCTTATATTCCTAATGAAGAAGCGTTAGAAAATATTGTAAAAAAAGAACCAAATGTCGCACTTTTTGGTGGTGTTTTAGGTACTGATTTTTATGAAAAAATATTAGAAAACATTAAGCCTTTTTTAAAGAAAAAAGCTTTGATCGCATTTGAACATGGGTATCTACAAAAAGAAGATATCAAAACATTTGTAGAAACATATTTACCAGAAGCAATCATCTTGCAAAAAAAGGATTTGCAACAAAAAGATAGATTTACTTTTATTGGTTTAGGAGGTGTTTTATCATGA
- a CDS encoding threonylcarbamoyl-AMP synthase: MMYEGDLIILPTDTVYGLAAKLYDEKALDKIYKIKGKKQSKQIPVLISSVDQLKDICIMSKFSLELMKKYWPGALTMVLKTTPEYFEKTKEETLAVRMPKHPVALKLLDTYGPLKVTSLTDEEGKPIESIRLIEKNFKAKVKDIYPQGHIPKSDISSTVIDLTSRSIKLIRKGEITLEDIEAFKDSLKR, encoded by the coding sequence ATGATGTATGAAGGTGATTTAATCATATTACCTACAGATACTGTTTATGGTCTAGCTGCGAAGTTATACGATGAAAAAGCATTAGACAAAATCTATAAAATTAAAGGTAAAAAACAATCAAAACAGATTCCTGTTTTAATCTCTTCGGTCGACCAACTCAAAGATATTTGCATCATGAGTAAGTTCTCGTTGGAACTCATGAAAAAATACTGGCCTGGAGCACTGACTATGGTTTTAAAAACTACACCAGAATACTTTGAAAAAACAAAGGAAGAAACATTAGCTGTACGTATGCCTAAACATCCAGTTGCTTTAAAACTTTTAGATACTTATGGTCCTTTAAAGGTTACGAGTTTAACTGATGAAGAAGGTAAGCCTATTGAAAGCATTAGACTTATTGAAAAAAACTTCAAAGCTAAAGTTAAAGATATTTATCCTCAAGGGCATATCCCAAAAAGCGATATTTCATCAACAGTTATTGATTTGACATCTAGATCGATTAAATTGATCAGAAAGGGTGAAATCACCCTAGAAGATATAGAGGCTTTTAAAGACAGTCTTAAGCGATGA